acaaaggtacaaaagataagatatattttatattagatATATTATTATCCGTTaactggagaactaagagttttGTGTACGTATTACTGATACATGTTTAGTTGGTGTACATCAGAGACTACTCTacaagcagatgtagacagcagacactgggaTGGTCAGCATGTCAGCAGATATCCAACAGACATCTATACAGACAGCTGGAAACACTGGGATGGTCAGAGGAtcagactgcagggcagcatgcagctcctgaagctctggcctgcaaacatgtacagaaaagaaaaggagggggcagaccagcacaacaacctacaggaacaatggagtGCAATTATGTTCATGAGATACTTTTAATTTATAGCTGCGGTTCGAgctgaagggaggaaaggagagaaggaggggtgatgggcaccgctcattggatcatgttggtgtccccctgcagcgtagctctatagcagcatatctacgatgcgagttacactaactagagctttactaaacagaaacgttttaagtttggttttaaagttgGAGGTgttgtcagcctccttaacccagattggaagttggttccacagTAACGGTgtctgatagcagaagacccgtcctccaaatctacatttggatactctaggaactacgagtaaacatGCACATGAGGTGCTATCAGATCGTAACAGagttttgaattggattctaagttttacggggagccaatggagtgaggctaacaacgtggtctctcttgttgaCTCTTGTCAGCATTCACCCTGCTGCATTTcagatcagctggaggatattcagagaattacttggacatcctgctaatgaTACTTATAATACAGGAATCTAGTCTTGAAGATACAAATGCGTGAACTAGTTTTACATCATCAGACTAGGAGAGTATGCTCCTAATCTTATTGTTACAGAAATACAAATTAAACATGTGAAATTAAAGAGGTTTTTGACACATATCACCATTAATCCTGGAAGGTTCAATGAGAGAAGAAAACTCCCAGCACACGTGGTTGACTAGGTGGGGGTTGACCCCATACATGCAGGCTCCAGTTGCTGTGCAGCCAGCTCAAGTTCGACTCCCAGCCTGTAGCCCTGCTCTCTCTCCCTGTCCCCATTTCTTATCAAATTACTTTCAATCAAGGCCACTCGAGACACCGTGTTAATGGAAAAGAAGTACATTTTCCATTGATGTTCTGACAGTGTCAGAAATATATTATCTGGAGAGTCAAAAAGACAATTATAGATATCAGGAAATGACGCCTCTGATCACTTGGTGGGATCAGTCATCCACTTTGATTTAGGCAGACTGAATGAAGATGCCTCCATCCCCGTATTTGAACGTTTTCATAATTGTTTGCACTAACTGGGCACATGATTTTGTCATCAGATATCCACAAAGTAACATTGGCGTCTTATTTAGCTGGTTCATATAAGTGAATAGATGTCTGCTTCTAAAAAGGGCAGATGGAGGTCTAAGCAGGGGTGTTGGAGAAGAAAATCTGATTGATAGTTGTGGGTTCTGTCGTGGTTGTGGAGCACTGGATCACCTACACACCCTCTGTCCTGGAGAAGGCTTGGCCCTCTCTGGGTTTGGGGTGAGGTGTTGCCTCGAGCAGAGCACTTCAAGTATCTCTGTCTGTCCTGATAAGGAGTGAAGGAAGGATGGAGTGGGAGACAGCCAGGTGAAATggtgcagcatctgcagtaaTGGGGACTGGTCTGTTGTAGTGAAGGTAGAACTGAGTCAAAGGCGAGGCTCTTTGTTTACTGATCAATGTACATCCTtctgtttcatattttttttattgatgcaAACGTAACAAAGGCACTTACATACACCAGGgcacattggtgacagcaatgaACGTGGTTGTACGTATCAGAGAATTAaaatttacatattttttaagaacaaataaagataatacaaaacaagactagataaacaatataataaaatagaCATAATCTGTATGAAATAATCAACTGGGCATATAAACATAAGGATAGACAAAAAGTaaagatcttaaaaaaaaaagaaaaagaaaacctaagtaaaaaaaataaataaataagtaaataaataataataataaaaaaaaataaataaataaaaagggtgtGGGGGGTGGTTACGTTGTCGCAAAAAAGTCCATAAACGGTTGCCATTTATTATAGAACTTGTTCAAGTTTCCCCTCCTTGAGTATCTAATTCTTTCTACTTTTAAAAGGGACATAACCTCGTTAATCCACTGTGTACTGGAAGGGTCTGTTGTGGATTTCCAGTTAAGAAGGAGGTGGCGTTTAGCAATCACGGaggtgaaagccaatacttccaATTCCTTAGTAGAATATTGGGTGTATTCCTCAGGAAGACCAAAAATGCCAATGTGTGGTGAAGCGTCAATAGTTTTTGAAAATACCTTGGACATGGTGTCGAAGTAAACTTGCCAAAAATTTGTCAGGGCTGGACAAGAGAAAAACATATGCGTAAGATTACAAGGTGAGCCTGCACATTTGTCGCAAACATCTACCATATTTGGGAAAATTCTTGCCAGCCTTGTCTTTGAATAATGACATCTAAACACACTCAATGTACATCCTTACCGTCACCTGTGGTCATAAACTTTGGGCAGTGAAGGAGAAACAAGCGCCTGAGTTTTCTTGCAGACCCTACGCTTGAAATGCATTGAGAAGCTTCAGCATTCAGGCGGGGTAGAGTAGAGTCACTGCTCCTCCAAACAGTAAGGGGGCCAGTTGAGGTCGACGCCTCCCTTGGGAGGTCTTTCAGGCTGGTCTCACTGGGCAGAAGCTCGGAGGGAGACCAAGGACATCCTGGAGAGATTATGTCTCTTGGCCGGCTTGGGAAGGCCTTGGTAGGGTAGACTAGAACAGAATAGTCCTTTTATTAATCCCACAGTGGGAAAATGTACTTGTTACAGCAGGACATTAACAATATACCCCCAATTGAATATAAAAATATCCAAAAAATATAAAGGGGTATATAGGAATACAATacctataaaataaataacatagaGCTAAGAAAGATTAGAGCATTTTCAGTTCTCAGAAGTCTGtatggaaaaatattttttccacaaggtTATACATGAATAGATGGAACTAAACTTGCTGTCTATAGAACACCGATAATTGCAGAGATATGGtgaaatgacatccagtgaacAGTGTTACACAAACTATTGCAGTGAGGACAGGATTACACAGCTCACATGCAGCGACCTGAATAGCACATGTAATTTATTGCACATGATTATTGAATAGTCTGATGGCAGAGGGGGTGAAAGGCCTCTGGAAGGCCTCAGTCTCACACTGTGGGTGCTGCAGCCTGCTGCTAAAAGAGCTGCTCAGTGTCACGGAGGGGTGAGAGATGTTGTCCGTGATGGATTTCAGTTTGGCCAacatcctcctctcacccacCTCCCCAGTGAGGTCCTGAGGCTGGTTCAGGACAGAGATGGCCCTCATAACCAGCTTGTCCAGTCACTTTCTGTCCCGGTGGGTGTTGCCACATCCGCAGCAGACAAGAGCATACAACACTGCAGATGCCTCTACAGTGCCATAAAAGCTTTGTGTCCGTGGACCAGTCCAGTATATTATTGTTGTGAACTAGGAATgagcgatattttaccgttcagagtcagtcatttttattgttcctCTAGGGGAAACTCTTTTAGCAGTCTGGGAAAACAGTCATCATACAACACAGACAtaccaaaagaacaattaaaacgttcatgatataccgtcaaaacaattccccacggtaagaatttgtcatctcgcggaaggaaggaaggaaggaaggaaggaaggaaggaaggaaggaaggaaggaaggaaggaaggaaggaaggaaggaaggaaggaaggaaggaaggaaggaaggaaggaaggaaggaaggaaggaaggaaggaaggaaggaaggaaggaaggaaggaaggaaggaaggaaggaaggaaggaaggaaggaaggaaggaaggaaggaaggaaggaaggaaggaaggaaggaaggaaggaaggaaggaaggaaggaaggaaggaaggaaggaaggaaggaaggaaggaaggaaggaaggaaggaaggaagggagggagggagggagggagggagggagggagggagggagggagggagggagggagggagggagggagggagggagggagggagggagggagggattgcttgcttgcttgcttgcttgcttgcttgcttgcttgcttgcttgcttgcttgcttgcttgcttgcttgcttgcttgcttgcttgcttgcttgcttgcttgcttgcttgcttgcttgcttgcttgcttccttgcttcctgttgatgacgtctttgtattggtatttttcttatcgggataaatgccagaaattatcgtgatagtGAACACCCAGGTAGTCGTAATCCTCCACAGACTCAATGTCCAAGCCCTGGATGTTCACTGGAGAGGGGGGTGTTGAAGCGTGTTAGCATCACACCAGGTGACAAAGTCGTTGATGACCTCCCGGTAGACTAGGTTGATCCCCTCAGGCACATAGCATTTCTCCTCTACAAGTCGAGAGATAAAGAAAGGGGGGGAGAACTGTTCCCTGAGGGGCCCCTGCGCTGCAGACCACCATATCAGACACACAGTCATGAAGCCTCACATGCTGTGGTCTGGTGGTGAGGTCGTCGATAGTCCAAGTATTACCCCAGAGGACCTGGAGGTGGCCTGGGAGAGGGAAGCCTgggaaggaagaaagagggaaagaaaacaCCTAAACAGTTGTATTCATCACTAGTCAAATTTAAAGGGTTGTTTTCAAACATAAAGGTTTGGGTTCATTTTACAATAGCAGACTATCTGAATGTGGGTTGTGCCTTATATATGAGAACAACACAGAggaaaggaggaggggggaaGGCAGTGGAGTGTAGTCAAGTGGCTCAATCTGCCCCGTTATAGTGCCGAGTCCATGTTTAAAATCCCAGGAAACTGAACGTTGTAACTGATgcgcaaggcaagtttatttctatggcACAATTCCAATACAAGGTGACTCAAattgctttacaaagacattaaaatgtaaataaaaggcaagatttttaaatttaaacaaaaaagaaaaatagattaAAATCAGTAGTTTCTAAACAAGTTTTAAAGTAACAGTGTAGGTTTactcaaatgcagctgagaacaggtgagtcttcaacctggatttaaataaactgagtgtttcagctgatctgaggctttctgggagtttgttccagacatgtggagcataaaagctgaacacagattctccatgtctggttctgattctgggaactgataaaaaccgAATCCAGATGActtgaggggtctggaaggttcatactgggtcaggaggtccctgatatattctggtcctggaccattcagagctttatagaccagtaTCAAAACTTTAAAACCTGTCCCCGGATGGACAGGCAGCCGGCGTagagacctcagagctggactgatgtggtccactgcATTGGTCTTAGagaggactggagcagcagagttctgaacgAACTGCAGCTGCCTAAGTCACTTTTAAGGTggactgtaaagatgctgttacatgCTGGTACAATAATCAAGCCTACCAAAGATTAATGcatggactagtttttccagttcctgctgagacatcagatcgtttaaccttgatatattcttaaggtgatagtaggctgactttgttatcgCCTTAATGTATTTTTCCAGGTTTAGGTCGGAGTCCAtccagatttctggcctggttggtggtttctctttggctccaattacctcagttttgtttttgtttaactggagaaagttgtggcacattcagtcattaatctcctcaatgcatttaccaagagcctTTACAGGGCCTCGGTATCCTGGTGACATTATTATATGGGGTAAGAGGTGAAGTAGTACCTTTTAGTGTGCCAGAACAAAGCCTGTGAAGTTTCAACTGATAACCAGATCTGATATttagatgtttttttatatctttatgtgtgtgttgtgtttttttttcatccttagGACCATCCTGCTCAGTGTGATCTCCCTGCTCAATGAGCCCAACACCTTCTCTCCAGCTAACGTGGATGCCTCTGTGATGTTTCGCAAATGGAGGGACAGTAAAGGCAAGGACAAGGAGTATGCAGAGATAATCAGGTCCGTTCACAGGctcattgtttttcatgtcatcaGCACAACCAATCtctaaacttgtaaaaaaaaaacaccaacttCACCTTTATTTCTCCTCTTGCCAACAGGAAGCAGGTGATTTCAACGGCAGCGGAGGCCGAGCGGGATGGCGTCAAGGTGCCAACCACGTTGGCAGAGTACTGTGTCCAAACCAGGGTTCCTTCTCAGGACAGCAGTTCGGACCTTCTCTACGACGACCTCTATGATGACgacatggaggaagaagatgaagaggaagatGACAGCGAGATGGAGTCCATAGGTGAGGCCGGGGGCATCAGTGCCGTGGAGGAAGGTGGGACATCCACCAGACGTTATGACAACCAGGACGACTCTGGCAACGAAGACTCATGATGATCTGGAGAATGACTTCTTCCCCCCAACTCCTACCGCCctaattcttcttctttttttttcttctttttttttaatcgtgtcTGCGTGTGCTGATATgtctttatgtgtgtgtgcgtgcgtgtgtgtgtgtgtgtgtgtgtgtgcgtgcgtgtgtgtgtgtatgtatgtgtgtttgcaCATACAGTGGGGTCAAAAGTCTACTGCCAAAAACTTTTCATCATTTATTAAACTAACACAAATGTTTGATCCAGCACTGGTTCTCCCATGCTTTTGAACAAGAAGtttgttttcacttaaaatcaGAATTTGATGTTTCCACCATTTGCCTTAATTACAGTTTGCACTCTGATTAGTGTTTTTCAAAGTTTGAGAGGTTGAATTATTTCGACCCTGCTGGAGAGCATCCTGACGGCATGTCTAAAGTCGTAGTTCACATTTTGAAGATGTTTCCATTTAAGAATTTGAGGGTCCCTCCTCATCCACGATGCTTCAGCCACAAGTGATGACACGGTCGGCACATATTATTATATCCACGTCACGGACTCCGGAGAATGCATGATAAGCCCAGGCGTGAATATTTAAATAACTAAAGTTTTACTACATCATTCTCATGTAACTTACTCCTCATACATCACATAGTTAAGTAGTTTATTGTTGATTTGCACACGTTAAGTTAACTATATTTATTTTGTACGAGCGTACAAGCAGAACAAGGTGCAATTTAAATAAATGATTTGGTAGCTGCATTAGTTCTACTAGTTGGTTTTGTATCTTGGACGCAGGCACATCTCTGTGCACTTTATGCAGTGGTATTCAGGGGGTCGGAACGAGAACAATCATTTTTTTACAGAACTCTTTCCAAACAGCAACTTGTAGATCTTTGGCTCCCAAATGTTTTAGAAAGGCCAAGTCTTTTGGTTTAATGTCCAGGTTTAGcaagtaataataaaaacaaccaatATTTAGAGACGATACTTCAGTATGTCAGCGCTTGCTTCAGTTCTACGCGACACATCCTTGACCTGCAGCCCATGTTCTGAATAGAGAAGTAGCTCTCATGTTTATAAATGATGAAAACAAGTTGTATTCGTGGTGGTCTGTTGAAGCCCACTGTCACCGGCCAGCCTGGTTGGTCCATGCTGATTACTGAGTGCGTCTGCTATGTCTCTCCTTGTTGCTGTTTTTTGGTTGACGCTCTGTCCTCACATACttatttcttgtatttttcTGGGATGGTCTCGCTAATGGACTTGAACTGGGCACTTTGGCTCATTTACCAGTCGGTGTGCTGGCAAGCTTGTCATTTCACCGTCTGTCCCTCATGGCTGTCCATAGACTTTGATGATCAGCTTGAACGCTCTCATTTCTCCGCCCTGTTGAGTACGTTTCAGTTCTTTCTCATGGTTCCCCTGAGGCAGCATTGTTTTGTTTGGGCTGAACGactgaaaatgttgttttttttgtttgttttgtggcCCCTGTCTCTGCCTCTTAAACCTCAGGGTCTCAGACTTTCACTGAGAGAGCAACAGCAGTTACAAATCTTACAACACAAACTGCTCCTCGCCTCCACGTCATTTTCTTACTTTCCGAACCACTGAAGGTTATAAGAGTGCTTAGAGCGCTCTTCTTCTCCAATCCCACTGCTACATTTCACATGATGAAATCATTGCTATTGGTGTAGATTAGGGTgcttttaagttgttttttttttttcttggtaagCAAGAGCCAAACAAATAACATCAACATTTTTATGTAGGGTGTTGGTCCTCGGGACAGTGCTCACATCACGTTCCCATGGATGTGACAACTCGTTTCTGACTCCAGTATTGTGAAAATTGAGCATTACGTTTATTCGGTCAGTTCACTGACGGTGACAAAATCCGATTTAACACAGATGCACTCTTGTATTTGAGTGAAAATGGCACTGATTGCcttttcttttgtgtgtgtgtgcgtgtgcgtgtgcgtgtgtgtgtgtgtgtgtgtgtgtgtgtgtgtgtgtgtgtgtgtgtgtgtatgcatatttACATTTACCATCCATGTTGGCAGCGGTTTCCTTGTTTTTCGTTTCTCTGGATTCAGTGCAGACTTCTGTCATAAAGTTTGCTCAAATGAGCCTGAGAAGATACCTGGAGCTGTTTCAGGTGGCCTGAATCAGCCACGTGGTGACAGGAACATAGAGAGAAAGAAACCCAACCCTCTGAGGAATAAGCATTTGAACACAGTGAACAGCACAATGTGACTAATATTACTCGTGCTGCAACGCATAGACAACACATTTTTCCCTTTTGTTTTTATGAATCTAATGGCCTGTTCAACAATGACAGAGCTTTTGGGCGAATCTGTGATTCAGATGGACGGAGTTTATGCCACGGAAACCCCAAGTACCGCTGCACAAGCTTTCATTTCAAAGACTACGAAGCGATGGATGCGTGTAGTGGATTTACTGCTCTTTGATGAGACTCTTCACAAGACACCATTTGGATTTGAACGTGAAGCCAAAGGAGCACTTTGGAGGCTCACAGAGACTGAAATCTGTTGAGGATGGACGGAGGAAAATCCACTCCTGGACAAGACCTTTTTAAGGTGTTTGACATCGTGGCACAACAGCAGGAGGTTAAACGGCTGAGATCCTGAACTTTTCTTGATGTGGTCCTCATCGTTACTCATCCCTCATGATGTAGAGAGATGCATCTCTGTATAAGAATGAAAAGTACCGATCTTGTGTGTCCCCTAAAGGAATAGTTGAATATTTTGTGACATATGCTTTGTAATGGTGAATTTCATGGGAAGATTGCTGTCATAACATCTGTCCATCCAGTGTAATCACTTTCTGGCATCTCAACTCAAATCTCAGTTTatgtcatgatttttttttatttttttgaggaggaaaagaaattgaaaactcaacattttgaaaTCCTGAGGCTGTACTCCAAATTTTCCGTTAACTATTAACTTTTGAAGTTTGGCTCCTCAAGCTAAAtatgatatttttcttttgttttttatcttctatttttttttgtcccccAACTGAAGTAATTACTAATATTTCACCCAGCTGGGCTTAAATTTATATAGAACATTGTAAGAAACCTCAagattaatttataaataaattcatGGTGCTAAATTTGTGTCAAATTAACATTGTTATATTGATATAATTGTATTATATCTGCAAGGGATTTGTTGCTGAATAGAAAAGGAATGAAGACCTGGATTCTGCCATCTCTTTGTGACAGTAATGTCTTCATCAAAGAAGTAGTTTCTTCCCTGGATACTAGAATTTGCCGGACTATCCCAGAAGAACAGAGAACAATGCTGATTTTCCCGTGATTTTTAAAGCCTAATCTTATATCCCTGGTATAATCCCTCAAATTTGCTGGAGTACAACACGTGTCTGTGATGTGACTGACTCAGAATGcatatttatttctgctttaatGTCATTTCTTCCATCATTTTAATAGGGTTCAGTACAAAATGGAACCCAATCTagttaaaaaaataagcaaTTGGAGAATGTGAGTGACACAACGATGAAATTAACTATGAAGGTGCCAAACTTCAGAAGTTCACAACAGAGCAGACACCGGCGCTTATGACTTTAGTAAAAACATTTCAACATATTCCTGCCTTATTTTAGCATCAAGATTTATGAAGCATGGCAGTACCCATGGCAACAGAGTATGACAACCAGCATCAAATGTGAAAGCAACAGGTTGCGCTTTTACTTGGTTAGTTTCCCCGACCGTATTTTCTCCAGAGGTCATGACCCCGAGAACCAGACCGGTTTTCTCCGTCTCCTGACGGTCCTGTCTGGTGGCACGAGGCTCATATTTAAGACATACATGACTTTTTTGCATAACTTTCAAACCTAAGTGTGTGCAAGATGACAAAACAAAGTACAAAATGACAATTTCTTCAATGTCaagttttggctttctgttacaTATTTAAAAATCCAAGTCTACATTGTTGTTTTGtggatttacaaaaaaaaaagttctgtttAATACAAAATCACCCACTTTTTGCATTAAGTGTatgggatgatgatgatgatgatgatgatgatgatgatgattacaaGACGGGAAAAGTTAGGAAGAACTTGAATTTCGAGGGAAAACCACCAGCTATTACAACAATCTGAATTATGTACGGAAATCTGCAAAATCCTGCAAAGTGACTCTTTACAAAGGACCACCGTCTGAGATGTTCACATATTATTCCATGCACACTGTTACAAAAACTGAATGAAATAGTTTAGTTCAtttaacctgtgtgtgtgtgcgtgcgtgtgtgtgtttgtgtgcatgagACTATGTGAGTGTGTAATTTTTGAGGTGTGTGTAGACACTGTGAGATTCACCTGAAGACTTCACTTTGTCGCACCGGAAAATTGACCCATTCACCATTCTACTACGATGTCAGCACGCATATTGATGGTAATGCTGTCCTTGTtggtttcatgttttattttcatttattttttctttcatcatCTTGTTTGTAAGGATGCAAATGTCACTTATTGGTTTTCTAgtgtcaggaaaaaaaaaaatttgtttgCAAAATGGCTTTGATATTTTTTGCTAAGCCTTTATGTCATTGAACACAGAAAGTGAGTGGTATTCAAATGGAGGTTAATGTGGTTAAGTTGGcaaatcattaaaaataaaactatgTCATTGAAGCTCGCTCAAAGACTTCGATTGCTTGGTCAATGAAACATAAAGTCATGCATGAATTATTAGTGTTTCCTTAAACTGCAGTAGCGTCTAGCTGCTGCGTGTGCAAATGGTTTTATCTTAATTGTGTAGATGGTGATGTCTAATAGCTTTGCACAAATCCACCCGGGCTTTTAAAcggtatttaaaaagaaaaaaaaactaccggTACTTGAAAAATGGTGTTTGTAGGAATGTGTATTTCCTCAAGAAATTCTCACAAATTCCAACTCATTAATCTTGTcactttttaaattcatttgGATTTTTTAGTACGAAGGTAGAAATGTTGTCTTCTCTGACCAGTTTGTGTTTAGAGAATGTAAATACCACACACTGTTAACAACCTGGATGGTTTTTCCTCTGTTCATTTTTCCCAAATGCATGTAGAAACATGGAGTCATCTGATTTTTCCTCCTTCCTCTGAGCAGTTTTCAGTAATctgaattttagtttttttcctgattttttttttttttttttcttggtttcaCTTGTGTTGTTGAAACtcttgttttttaattatttcatatttaagatGACTCCATGTTTCTACATGCGTTTGGGGAAAAATCGACACCATTCAGGTCGTTACGAGTTAACGGTGAAAAGCAACCTGTACCATCACAGGTTGCTTTTCGCCGTTAACTCGTGGGAGTGCTTAAGTGCAGCAACATGGGTGACTTGTGTCTGCTTAAATGTGTTTACGGTATCACTGACACAGAAGAGTATATCTGAACTTGTGAGGGACAGATGATGCCACTGAGATCTCTTCTTTTAACAGGAGATCCACAGTAACAGACAAAAATATGTGAACCGCTTGGAATTAACTGGTTTTCTCAATATTCTCTCATAAAATGTCTTTGGATCTTCATCTATGTGACAATAACAATAACTGTGTCATTATTGAACACAACACTAAATAGTACCAGTGCTGGAGGAGAAAGCGAGATCATATCAATTATTGCAGAAGACTGTTAATTCCAAGTGGTTGATgtactttttcttcttcttgcaagTCTATTCTAATAAGATATAAGCTTGTACATTTATGTCTATGTTAGGAAAGTAGCGCATCAGTGGTATTGGAGTTCTATCAAGTATGGACCGATATGCAAATCCTAAAATACAGACCTGATTCTGTGATGGACACCAGCACGTGGGTTTGGTAGCACCTCCACAAATCACTGAGAACACTTTGCTGAAGCATCCACAAATACAGGTTAACCCTTTATCATACAGCCTAGAACCCACGTGTGAACCAGAGCTCATAAATGGACTGATAAAGTGGAAGACTGTCCAGTGGTCGGATCATCAATATTTCACATTCTTTTAGGAAACCATGGACTTTGCATACTTCCAACTAAAAATCGGAGGGACCATCAAGCCTGTATTTCTAAGGTATAATGGTGCACTAGCATCTGTGGAATATGGAGCTTGCACATCTGGAAAGGAAACATCAATGTTGAAAGGAATATACACATTTTAGAGCAACATGTATTTTTCAGGGAAGTCCTTGCACTGCCAGCATGGCAGTACTAAACTGTATATTTCATCCATTACAAAAGCGTGGCATCATAGTGGAAGAGTCTGCGTGATGACCGTGTGTGCCTGCAGCCCAGACTGTTcaacaactgaaaacac
This genomic window from Cololabis saira isolate AMF1-May2022 chromosome 8, fColSai1.1, whole genome shotgun sequence contains:
- the ube2r2 gene encoding ubiquitin-conjugating enzyme E2 R2, with protein sequence MAHQATPSSQKALMMELKSLQEQPVEGFRITLVEESDLYNWEVAIFGPPNTLYEGGYFKAHIKFPVDYPYSPPTFRFLTKMWHPNIYENGDVCISILHPPVDDPQSGELPSERWNPTQNVRTILLSVISLLNEPNTFSPANVDASVMFRKWRDSKGKDKEYAEIIRKQVISTAAEAERDGVKVPTTLAEYCVQTRVPSQDSSSDLLYDDLYDDDMEEEDEEEDDSEMESIGEAGGISAVEEGGTSTRRYDNQDDSGNEDS